A region from the Aegilops tauschii subsp. strangulata cultivar AL8/78 chromosome 5, Aet v6.0, whole genome shotgun sequence genome encodes:
- the LOC109735216 gene encoding uncharacterized protein, giving the protein MLNVKSEPATAMDAVGEPEIEEHEQKVNRYQAELAARIKAKYFSNKASDGGKIFEEETIVEGETIHSSRWPCTSSYANPANFLREKNNHERRDSPSAADSSVKNDSPSVVAEASPKNNAGVPATENNLTPAKRQVSKET; this is encoded by the exons ATGCTCAACGTCAAGTCCGAACCTGCAACTGCAATGGATGCAGTGGG TGAACCGGAAATTGAGGAGCATGAACAGAAGGTAAACAGATACCAAGCTGAACTTGCAGCCCGCATTAAGGCCAAATACTTCTCTAATAAGGCTTCTGACGGAG GAAAAATctttgaagaagaaactattgtTGAAGGCGAAACCATCCATTCAAGCAG GTGGCCATGCACAAGCTCGTATGCGAACCCGGCAAATTTTCTCCGAGAGAAGAACAACCATGAAAGGAGGGATTCTCCATCAGCAGCAGATTCCTCTGTGAAGAACGATTCTCCATCTGTGGTAGCTGAAGCCTCGCCAAAAAATAATGCAGGTGTTCCGGCAACAGAAAACAATCTGACACCTGCCAAGAGACAGGTATCCAAGGAGACCTGA
- the LOC109735215 gene encoding transcription factor bHLH76 — protein sequence MDMNESSEKGMEGNGSSGPGGGIPVEWQSQFSGGGFSAHQHQHPHMMDSFASGMWSAASQHGAGFLAPVPGFLPPPGLGGHFPVDSGFIERAARSSCFVGPGAGGGMMGAGAYGGAGDQHMGSAFGEGYLDHRRKEGGDKAEPELAGSGGVPSSEAAGGDCSSKGSDSKKRRRPSEAMGGGDQVQSSNVAADSANESAQSKDKGEESSPATGTTTGGKSKGKGAKESSEKEDYIHVRARRGQATNSHSLAERLRREKISERMKLLQDLVPGCSKVTGKAVMLDEIINYVQSLQRQVEFLSMKLATVNPRLDLNIEGLLSKDLLRFPGVSSSSMGFSPEMMHPQLQLSQPGLMQGGAAAMANSDVFRRIMQAQLGAKDGSHSQMAHALNGPFSDHVAQMAYPSMGSSHSHSQDLSIRPSQDAYQM from the exons ATGGACATGAACGAGAGCAGCGAGAAAGGGATGGAGGGCAATGGGTCCTCTGGCCCCGGCGGCGGCATCCCCGTGGAGTGGCAGAGCCAATTCAGCGGCGGCGGCTTCTCGGCGCACCAGCACCAGCATCCCCACATGATGGACTCCTTCGCGTCGGGCATGTGGTCGGCGGCCTCGCAGCATGGCGCGGGGTTCCTGGCGCCGGTGCCCGGGTTCCTCCCGCCGCCTGGCCTAGGTGGCCATTTCCCGGTGGACTCGGGCTTCATCGAGCGCGCCGCGCGATCGTCGTGCTTCGTCGGCCCCGGCGCTGGCGGTGGGATGATGGGCGCCGGCGCCTACGGCGGGGCGGGCGATCAGCACATGGGCAGCGCTTTCGGGGAGGGGTACTTGGATCATCGTAGGAAGGAAGGCGGGGACAAGGCCGAGCCGGAGCTCGCCGGGAGCGGAGGCGTGCCGAGCTCGGAGGCAGCCGGCGGAGACTGCTCGTCCAAAGGGTCGGACTCCAAGAAGAGGAGAAGGCCCAGCGAG GCGATGGGCGGAGGCGATCAGGTTCAGTCTTCCAACGTGGCCGCTGACTCCGCAAACGAGAGCGCCCAGAGCAAAGATAAAGGCGAGGAGAGCAGCCcggcgacggggacgacgacCGGCGGCAAGTCCAAGGGGAAGGGTGCCAAGGAGAGCTCCGAGAAGGAAGACTACATCCATGTCCGAGCCCGGCGCGGGCAGGCAACCAACAGCCACAGCCTTGCTGAAAGG CTGAGAAGGGAGAAGATCAGTGAGAGGATGAAGCTTCTACAGGACCTTGTTCCCGGCTGCAGCAAG GTCACCGGGAAGGCGGTGATGCTCGACGAGATCATCAACTATGTTCAGTCCCTGCAAAGACAAGTTGAG TTCTTATCGATGAAGCTGGCGACAGTAAACCCGAGGCTTGACCTCAACATAGAAGGGCTTCTCTCAAAGGAT CTTCTTCGCTTCCCTGGGGTGTCTTCGTCGTCCATGGGATTCTCCCCGGAGATGATGCACCCGCAGCTGCAGCTGTCGCAGCCGGGGCTGATGCAGGGAGGCGCCGCCGCCATGGCAAACTCGGACGTGTTCAGAAGAATCATGCAAGCGCAACTAGGAGCAAAAGATGGATCCCATTCCCAG ATGGCCCACGCATTGAATGGCCCGTTCAGCGATCACGTTGCGCAGATGGCTTACCCGTCCATGGGCTCCTCGCACTCGCACTCGCAGGACCTCAGCATCAGGCCGTCCCAGGACGCCTACCAAATGTGA